The following are encoded together in the Actinoplanes sp. N902-109 genome:
- a CDS encoding DUF1345 domain-containing protein, giving the protein MHRRLFSVPRAALSLDAGVLAGALTALLGAPGLALLAAWIVASGSVLTWVWRISWPCDADATKALAEAEPKARDTDAAILFSAVVGLAVVVAALVHAPARFGRTSVILGLVAVALCWALVNTVFAFKYARLYYLDTDGGIDFNQSAPPAYSDFAYLAFTVGMSFAISDTNLASTRIRKVALAHALLSYTFGTGVLAVAINLVTSL; this is encoded by the coding sequence TTCTCCGTACCCCGCGCCGCGTTGTCCCTCGACGCGGGCGTGCTGGCGGGCGCCCTCACCGCGCTGCTGGGCGCCCCCGGGCTGGCCCTGCTGGCCGCCTGGATCGTGGCCAGCGGCAGCGTGCTGACCTGGGTCTGGCGGATCAGCTGGCCATGCGACGCCGACGCCACCAAGGCCCTGGCCGAGGCCGAGCCCAAGGCCCGGGACACGGACGCGGCCATCCTGTTCTCAGCCGTCGTGGGGCTGGCGGTCGTGGTGGCCGCGCTGGTCCACGCACCGGCCCGGTTCGGCCGCACCTCGGTGATTCTCGGCCTGGTGGCCGTCGCGCTGTGCTGGGCGCTGGTCAACACGGTGTTCGCGTTCAAGTACGCCCGCCTCTACTACCTCGACACCGACGGCGGCATCGACTTCAACCAGAGCGCACCCCCGGCGTACAGCGACTTCGCCTATCTGGCATTCACGGTGGGCATGTCGTTCGCGATCTCCGACACCAACCTCGCCTCGACCCGGATCCGCAAGGTGGCGCTGGCCCACGCCCTGCTGTCGTACACCTTCGGCACGGGTGTGCTGGCCGTCGCCATCAACCTCGTGACAAGCCTGTGA